The Candidatus Nitrosocosmicus franklandus genome contains a region encoding:
- a CDS encoding YsnF/AvaK domain-containing protein: MSSHIDWSDVIKKEARGLNDADFGEVQEVTTNFVISQKGLIDIETFGIPKEKAESYDGSVLRFGVSEDEALSKYRGDGEEDYIEMISQKEDDSTIDRVKTPLQSTQDDETIDSTTVPLMEEKIEVSKHIEEVTATIVKNPMTETKIIEVPVTHEEISIERRKTSGEQAFTDQKPVTRTEEIEIPVKREEIDVNKRPYIKEEVIVKKKPVTETREITQ, translated from the coding sequence ATGAGTTCTCATATTGACTGGAGCGATGTAATAAAGAAAGAGGCTAGAGGATTGAACGATGCTGATTTTGGTGAGGTTCAAGAAGTGACTACTAATTTTGTTATAAGTCAAAAAGGATTAATTGATATAGAAACATTCGGTATACCCAAAGAAAAGGCAGAAAGTTATGATGGAAGCGTACTGAGGTTTGGTGTTTCTGAAGATGAAGCTTTAAGTAAATATCGAGGAGATGGAGAAGAAGACTATATCGAAATGATTTCACAGAAAGAAGATGATTCAACTATTGATAGGGTAAAAACCCCGTTACAATCCACTCAGGATGATGAAACTATAGATTCAACCACCGTACCTCTGATGGAGGAAAAAATAGAGGTTTCAAAACACATAGAGGAAGTTACTGCCACTATAGTTAAAAACCCAATGACAGAAACCAAGATAATAGAAGTACCGGTTACCCATGAAGAAATATCGATCGAAAGAAGGAAAACTTCCGGAGAACAAGCTTTTACAGATCAAAAACCTGTTACAAGGACAGAGGAGATAGAAATACCAGTCAAGAGAGAAGAGATCGACGTTAACAAAAGACCATATATTAAAGAGGAAGTAATTGTAAAAAAGAAACCTGTAACTGAAACAAGAGAAATTACACAGTAG